The region TAGGTCCAGGCGAGGCCGTCGCAGGTGCTCTTGCTGACGCCGGAGTATCCCGCGCAGACCTGCTTCATGTCGAAGTAGAACGCGTCGTCCACATGCGACTTGTTGCCGGAGAACTGGTTCACGGCCTTGTAGTTGCGGTAGCCGAAGTCGTGCCTGCGGCAGGGCATCCTGAAGTCGAACCCGAGCGGCTGGTCGGGGCTGCTGGAGCACAGGTCCGTCGACCAGTCGAAGGCGTAGTCGGCCCAGGCCGGCTGATTCTGCCAGGCCGAGCGCCAACTGGCGGCGCTTGAGGCCGTGGCCTGGGTGAAGGTGGACAGTGCCGCGAGCTTCTGTTCGAGGGTCACGGCGTGTGCGGGGAGAGGCGA is a window of Microbispora sp. NBC_01189 DNA encoding:
- a CDS encoding phospholipase; this encodes MVKRALTAAALSFAALLASPLPAHAVTLEQKLAALSTFTQATASSAASWRSAWQNQPAWADYAFDWSTDLCSSSPDQPLGFDFRMPCRRHDFGYRNYKAVNQFSGNKSHVDDAFYFDMKQVCAGYSGVSKSTCDGLAWTYYQAVKQFGALNVTQAQIERVRKDAQQAAKNAQE